The DNA segment ctcggcttgttggcgtgtcatgtcgtcatcACGATCCATAataaatgggtatgcgccacgaaAATTGGGTAAATGGCACTACTTGCCACCAGTCCATGCCATTTACAATGCCACGCACGCTCCTTTTTGCATTGCTAAGTAACCGATTTGTTACTCGTAGTACAACCACTGCCTTTAGCGAACCTCCCACGAATGTCTGGAAACCTTCCATACTATGTTGGAATCTTCTGATATGCTTGAGCGCGTAAACTCGAACAGtttagtttattctggaactagcgcggccaccagcgacaaggctcgaacgttcgatgccgcatgtataaacgcCGACGTGCCTGAACCTCAGATCACATCATCGATGacagacgctctgttcgccgctatcactgtacagtgtCTATTGCGTATAATTTGACCTCTCGTTTATGGGGCAAAGcttcgcccgaataaagagtttcgtcctgaacacgctgactgctgccttcgtcaatgtgACGACCACACGATATTATCacttaaaggttcgtcgttaccgcctaaaacattatgtttggcatagcagcggtgtcagaatccccgacgaattttacaaggcgctcaagtttcttatctaaaaccagagacacaagcgtggatctctacggtagtcatctatttgaaacactaCTTCTTGAAACGTATCtgcaaagtaatggtgctttactcgccactggtcctctaaaaatgatgaaggcaacagttagcacaaaaaatagccgacgacgttagtgaggctgaaacacccttccttaaATGccatagggaactgaaaccgggcatgtagggaagaagaagaagcaccttaggctAACCTGCATTCcaacgcagttttccgacgacatTAATGGAGCATAAacatccttccctacatgcccgggtttcaggcttggcaccactagtgggcCATCATAGAAATTTCGCTAAAAAAATGCGTCGAATTACTTCGGTTTGgtacttcttctgtctctcatcgcTCATTAGCAGCGAGTTTGttgtgggaaacactggcgcaGACTCCATGCCTCGCCCTTTCCCAGGTTTTCCGTtattggagctgaaacaccctcctccacatgcttcgcccctccccaattgattttaggggcgtagctcctcttactctaaccttgtcacgtcacCGCTGTCCGGCGTTACTGGCGTAAACGACAGtatctcccgtataatgcaatagatggcgctgtctcataaaagtacaaggtattaggccagcatgaaacaaggaagttttttgtcttttttcttcgagcatggtggcagacatgtcaccgccccgttataaaggggacgctcttagcatccatccatccatcaacatacaaactgcagttcagtgaCGATATTCTAGaaggcgctgtacacaatctgtgtcgtcatcaccatttatcgtctcatttcctagatggcgggGGTCccatagaattgtgtgcaatatggcgcttgtgtgaatcgacgctagatggcgctggaactgccgctgctctccgattggctgctgcgcggggagcgagcgcctctctcattctcctggatcgtcgccgtacgtgtcggatcttTGGTGGAGCATGAAATATGCGCAGCGGCAggcgctcgcctggctgccgccaggcggatcccgcgacggtgcgcgccaaggacgccgctgcgaaacgggctcaacgagaagcggatcccgagaccatgattgcttcaggagctgcgcccaagTTCTTCAtcttcacccgtggatatgctgcaattATTTTTTCTCCTTGCTTTTTTGTCCTCGTTTTGGCTTGCCATGGCAGATATCTCTATTGCCCCAGGAAAGCGCTGCGTGAACCACAGGAAAAAGAACAATACTGATACGCACGTAGAATGAGCAGGCCTATATCAGATCCCATTCATCTCACGTGTAAGTACTTTACATTTCCTTTATACCTTGATGACCGCGGTCAGAGAAGcaagaaatgatgatgataacggtGCTCAAATAAAACGGGTGTGGTATCCGGTTTCCGGGACAGCCTAATAGAAGACAGGTGTAAAGGACTGCTCATCGCGCGGACGCACGTCTTCCTGTTCACTTCGCCGTTTTTCTCAGCTATACGGCggttatttatttttcattcttattctcattaataaacgttgtatcctcctcctcctataCGGCGGTTATCGACTCGGTGGTCGACGTTCGCGCGTTCAGGTTCAAAACACGGGCGGCTGTACATACTCATAGAGGGTGgcgtgcattgaaatccccaaccAAGAGGAACGGATGGGGAAGCTGGTCAGTAAGTTTTCAAATTCCTCAATACAGAGGTATTCGTGTGTTCGCTACATATCCAGGGAGGATATGTAGCGAACACACGCTGATTATTCGTCCAAAGATTAGGGTTGGTATTGGCACTACCTATAGATCGGAAACTAGAGCGAGGCTTTGGCAGGAAACCGTTTCTTCGTCACAATAACGACACCGCCAGATGAATGGGTAGTGCCTCACATTTCCTTCCTGTACACAAAATATGTTTTGAAAAAGCTTGTGTGTGTTGGGTTTAAGTACGTTTCCTGCAAGCAGTGTACGTTGGGCTGGCGTTATGCAAATAAGTGATATATGTAatcagcactttaggggctcggcttgtcgtccatccatataTCTCATGTGGCGTGGTCGCGCTGACTgtcaagcgctcaatacaggcctcaAAATAGCTAGCtgtgctcaaaaccgggttacaagaaacgaacaaggtctaaattAATATCATTACCAGCAGTACCCAAGAAGTAGCTGAAATAATTGTAACCGAGTTGGCACGGCCGCGATAGCGAGCGCAAGCTGTCGCTCCTACGTAAGCGTGACGTCACCCGCCTGGCCTACTTAAACTCGTCACTATAGGCAATAAACGTTGTTCGACCCATGACATCGTCTCGTACACATGGTGGCAGCGGAAAACAGCCAGCATGACGACACCGCCTGCATTGCCGACAACGCTCCTGCCGCCTCCGAAGCCCCTCGACACATCGCGAGACGCTTGGCTTGGGTGGAAGACCTGGAAAAGTGAGTTTGAACTGTTTTCCACGGCAACTCAGCTGAACAAGCAACCAAAAGAAGTGCAGGCGGCGACGCTTTTAGTGACCATTGGGGAAGAGGCTAGAAAAGTGTTCGCTTCGTTCAAGTTTGAGCCAGGAGAGGACACAACCGATGTAACCCTTATAATTAAAAAATTTGAAGACTTCTACCAGCCCGCGAAGAACCTCACTTACCACGAGTTTTGCTTCGGCTCCCGAGACCAAAAAGAGGACGAAAGCTTCAATGACTGGCTTGTCGAATTGCGAACGCTAGCCCAACACTGCGATTTGGAGACTTAGAAGAGCGCATGCTTCGTAGCCGCATCATACTCGGTATCCGGGACAAGGGACTGCAAAAGAAGTTAATTTCTGAAAACCCCTCTTACCAAAGAGTAGTCGAAATCTGTCGCATCCGAGAGCAAGGCGAGGAGCAGTTTCGACAGATACGTGGCACCACTGAAGGCGCTGAAACTGCAGCCGTAAATGCGTTGGCCAGAGTAACAAAGCCATGCAACAAATGTGGCTACAAAGTTCACCGCGGCAGCCGCTGCCCAGCAACAGGAAAAGCGTGCAAGAAATGCGGAGGATTGAATCATTTCGCCCAAGCATGCTCACAGTCATCCTTCTTGCACAGCGAAGATGCAAAGCGCAGGGAAATAGGAGAGCTACATGTTGACGAAAGGTCAGATTTTTTTCTGGACGCTTTAACTGTGAACGCACTCGCTAGCGACCAGTGGACCGCGACAGTTTCCATTGAAGGCCGTCCGATGGTCTGCAAACTTGATACTGGGGCAAACTGTTGTGTGATTTCAAAGGAAGATGTTTTGTCGCTTCCGAGAAAGACTCGTGAAGCCTGCCGAGCCACGTTAACGAGTTTTTTCGGCCACAAAACGACTGCGCAGTTTAAAGTAAAGTTGTCGCTATCCGTGAACGATAAACAGCACGATGAAACCTTCTTCGTCATTGAGCAAAACGTGCCGGTGACCCTCAGCGGAGCAGCAGCAGAAAGCCTTGGCTTGATTTATCGCGTTGATAGCGTCGAGACGCAGCAACTCTACCCGGCGGCTCAGCCCTTCACCGATGTTTTCACAGGATTGGGACAGCTGAAAAATTTTGAGTACGAAATGAAGCTCAAACCAGGCGCCGTCGGTGTTGTTGTGCCAGCCAGAAGGGTTCCGGTCGCCATTGAAGAAAAAGTAAAGGCCGAACTTCAACGCATGGAGGAGCACAACGTCATAACCAAGGTAACAGAACCAACAGAATGGTCAAGCTATATGGTAGCCGTAGTTAAAGGTGATAAAGTAAGAATTTGTCTCGACCCAACGGAGCTTAACAAGGTTATTCTGCGGGAACACTACCCTATGCCTGTTCTAGAAGAGGTCGCGCAACGACTAGCTGGAGCTAAATATTTTTCTACCTTGGACGCAACATCCGGGTTCTGGCAAATAAAACTTTCTGACAGCAGCTCCAGATTGTGCACAATGAGCACGCCCTACGGGCGCTATCGGTTTATCCGCATGCCTTTTGGAATTGCTTCCGCCCCGGAAATATTTCAAGCAGCCATGCACCGCCTCTTGGAGGGCCTGTCTGGAGTAGCGGTTGTAATGGACGACATATTAGTCTGGGGCACAACGAAGGAAGAACATGACAACAACTTGACCGGGGTGCTTGCACGCTGCCGTGAGCACAACCTCCGTCTGAACTCACAGAAATGTCTTTTTGCAGGAGCAAGTTCGCTACTTGGGACACGTTTTCACCACGCAAGGACTGAGCCTGGGACCCGATCGCGTCCAAGCCATTTTGGACATGCCAGCGCCAAGTAACAGTGAGGAATTGAAAGTCTTCCTTGGAACGTGCAGCGCTTCATTCCTCGAATGTCGGTACTCACCGCACCACTTAGAACATTGCTGCGCAAAGATATTGCCTGGGTCTGGACAGAAAAAGAGCAATGCAGCTTCAATGAGCTGCGCCAAGCCTTAGTAACAGCGCCAGTGCTTGCTTACTTCGATCCGAAAAAGCCAGTCACCCTCTCTGTTGACGCCAGCCACATGGGCGTTGGCGCCGTTCTGATACAAGACGGCCGCCCTATCGCTTTCTCGTCTAGATCGCTCAGCGATGCTCAAACGAGGTACGCGCAGATCGAAAAGGAAGCTCTGGCGATTGTGCATGGCTGCGAAAAATTTCACGACTATATTTTCGGCCAATCTGAGGTTACGGTGGAAACCGACCATCGTCCGTTGGTGCCAATTTTCAGTAAACCACTTCACCAGTGCCCACTTAGACTGCAACGAATGCGACTGACATTGCAGCGATACGCCATTAATCTACTGTACAAGCCAGGAAAAGAGCTGTTTTTGGCTGATGCGCTCTCTCGTTTCCCAAGCAAGGCGTTATTGACGGAAGAAACCGAGCGCTTCAATGTTAACGTCATTGCCCTTGTTCCAGCTTCTGAGCGTCGCCTCGAGGAACTACGTGTGGCAACCGCCAAGGATCCTGCTCTGTCGACCATCCGATCCTATGCCGAGACTGACTGGCCGGAAAACAAAGAGGACGTCCCAGCATGTGCCAGGCCATTTTGGGCGTATCGAGAAGAGATGCATACACAAGATGGCCTCGTCTTTCGCAGCAACAAGGTAACCGTACCAAGCGCTAAGAGAGCTGAAATCCTTCGGCTTCTTCATCTGGCCCACTCGGGGGCGGAAAAGATGAAAATTCGGGCTAGGAGTGTCATGTTTTGGCCATCCATGTCGAGTGACATTGAACAGGTTGCAGCATCATGCAAAGTTTGCCAGGCTCACCAGAAGCAAAACACTAAGATGCCTCTACTGTCGCATGATGTCCCCAGTCTGCCATGGGAAATGGTTGGCATGGACTTATTCCATCACGGTGGTAAAGAGTTTGCCTTAATTGTAGACTTCTACTccttttattttgaaataaaggaGTTTAGATACACAACAGCCCGGCACTTGAAGGAGTGGTGCGCGAAAGTTTTCTCTGTCCACGGCTTACCAGTGAAGCTCTGCAGTGACAACGGGCCCCCTTTTAGTAGCCAAGAGTTCCGTGAATTTCTGCATGAACTAGGAGTCACCCACGTGACGTCAAGCCCTTATCACCCTCGCGCAAATGGCATGGCCGAAAGGGCAGTTCAAGAAGCGAAAACgctgctgaagaagtgttcgTATAACAGCCCAGACTTCCATTTAGCTCTGCTTGAGTTGCGCAATACTCCACGTGATGCTATTCTGATGTCACCTGTGCAGAGGCTGATGTGTCGACAGACGAGAACACTGCTCCCGGTTCCCTCCTGCCACCTGAAGCCGGCACCATTGCCCAGCAGGAAGGTGCACTCCCGTCTCCAGGAGATTCGCCACAAGCAGAAGGTCTACTACAATCGAGGTGCTCGGGACCTGCGCGCCCTCTCACCGGGTCAGAGGGCCTCGTTGTACGACACGCACACACGGACGTGGTCCCCGGTCGTTGTGCTGGGATCAGCGGGAGCTCCACGCTCCGTACTGGTAAAAACAGAAGATGGCCGAGAAATGCGACGCACACGGGAACATCTCCGGGAGGTTCCAGAGCTACCATGCCCCAACACTACCACAACTCCTTCCTCAGGCTTGCCAGGCTCGGGACCCGTTCCAGAGCCGCCACTACCACGGAGAAGCACTCGGGAACGTCGCGAGCCTCGTCGGTACCCCATGCCAGAGCGACCTATATTGCCCCAAGGAAAGGAAGATGTAACCGAGTTGGCACGGCCGCGATAGCGAGCGCAAGCTGTCGCTCCTACGTAAGCGTGACGTCACCCGCCTGGCCTACTTAAACTCGTCACTATAGGCAATAAACGTCTCGTACACAATAATCTCTACACATCGTCTCGTACACATCGTCTCGTACACAATAATTAACCTAAAATTGCTAAAAATTCTCCGGACACACGCTGTTGACTCCAGTGCCGCGCCATCGCCTCGCACAGCGGGCGATTGCACTTGTCCGCAGCACTTCGGCGGCGCTTGGTCTTTACATCTGAAGGGGGAGACAATCTGACGGAACAAGCTGCAGaggacacgtatctcaactgccgtaacaagttGGAAGTGGTCAAACCGCATTAAAAAGTAACGCGCATGTTGCACACCGAATTCACGAACCTCCCCAGCAAGCTTCTACTCGTACCAGGGAAGCCAACATGCTCACCTCAAACATGAACTTCATCGACACTTTGGTAAGCGGAGCAGCGGGAACTTAGCGAACGGTAAGCGATGCGTGatcgtgctacgcacttcctcgggtttcgCAGTAGTGCAGCTGCATTTATATTTTTGGGGGCTAATGAAGAAATGGGTGTTAGTTATTCAGACAGCACCGCCTTTGTCAGGCGGCTTGAATGGAGGACGTTTTAGGGGccaagctccttaaagcggcacccgttcgtccccgtcgtagtgcgtaaccagtcttaacgctagtaccagatctggacctccaaggtggtgccggtgggagatttctcctgtgcgttgttgaacaataaaacattcgcagcgtgcgcgttaactaaaagccgaattcttctatctctcattccccattagcagccattggcatgttccagtaggaaacgttagtagaagtagaagtgtaagtgttagctaaaaggcgACTTATTCTGTCTCcctttcccattagcagccattgtttacctccaaggtagtgtctggtgagatttctcctgtgcgtgattaaacaataaaaattttgttcaaaacgccgttgattgatgaaataaaccaacgaaaggcgccagatgttttctaaaaacaaaacgaaaagacgtcagcagctcaacgaaagacgccagatgttttctaaagcaatggtttcctaaacaatgaaaattcacagcgtacatgtaaaattaaagtgagctgcaagtcgtcataactctcatccaacctttagtataaacgcgcccgatctcacgtcggtgatgatgtactgggcagaattcacggaagattcacggtttaccgatgaacctccgcagcttcgcccactcatcatcattcactccgtgcataTGCTGTAATTTGTTCTTCGAAGAAGGCGTCGAAGGGCTGCTTGCCTTCTGACAGCCGTTCAAGCACTTCAACTGTCCTCCTGAGACGGGAAATGAGGCACCATGCAGCCCGACACAGCAGGGAGATAACGGACGACTGTGATGGTCTCCGGTCGCGACATCTTCCTTGAAGAGACAAGGGCGTCTGCGCGGATGACAACCAGTCCTGCTAATTGAGCGATGAGGTACTTCGGAGCGGCGCAGCTTTTGATACGCCCGGTTGTCTGAGCGTGTGACCCATCACACTACGACCTTTACAAATCAAGGAAGGACCCTcttggtgccacaggtgcagagtGCGGTGGTCACGCCCCAgtcgaggacgttgacctgggcggGCGTGGGTGGCCCCTCATTAGTGCTGCGTGTGACGTCATTGAACCGTCCTTAGTTGGAGCAATTCCTCATCCAGGGATCAGGGGAAAAGAAACCTTTTATAATGAGCCCCACGGGCTCATACGACGAGATCTTCGTCATGTAAAAGAAGAGGTACGTGATGTAAggaaatgctcgccatgtaaaCATTGTAAATAAATCCTTGTTAAGCTTGCCTTCAGcctcttcatgctgcctctgcatcttcctcTCGAGTCACCGGTAcctgcaaaggccggtcgcaacaacgGGATGGCGGACGGTGGGAAAAGACGGATCGACGGAAAGCGACTCATGGACCAGAGGTTAGCCGAAAGCCCCAGAACCTGGAATTCAGCGGGATCAACGCAGCCTATCACGACCGCACGGTATGGGTTGACTTTCCTTTCTGACTTTAAGCTTTAGGTGTATCGAGTCTTTCAACCAATACAtctgaaaagataaaaaaaactaGCAACTGCCTAGAAACTGCGGTTGTTATCTCAGCACAGACCAGCATTCGGCGATGATATAAGCAAGCTAGGATAAGCAAGGCACGTCAGATTATTTGAGAGGAGCAGACGAGGCTACGTTGCGGGAGTGTTTCGGGATGTTTGAGAGAGTAGAAGACTGAAggagaaacaggaaaaaaatgcccccacctccccgaagggaatcgtggggaaatgcgaatgcatttcgtgcgccgagagtacacggcgtagtaattttaatggcgtaaattaatgacgagacgaggatttgtaccgtaaccatttatttacacattcatcagcacctgtttgtgttgtcattgtacatgacggccataatctcagccttgtggtcgctaaaGTGTACAGTCCAAgagtctttgagaagcatgcgcacgtcacagtttcgggtaaaggcGAGATCAATGCAACTTCCGTGAATGGTAGTCGGGCACTCGGcggaggcacactgcatagagtacTTTGTCCGCATGTACTCCACCAACCACTCACCGCTCTTCTTTCTCACGTCCACGTTAAAGTCTCCAACCAAGACGACGGGGTCAGATACTTTGGAGCGCACACAcgcactttccatagccgcgtccagttGCGCGGCCACGGCGTcacgagcgaggttgggcgcgaggtacacggtcaccacaaagactccgtaccgttgccgtcagacattcgccttcaccgacatctgccatcgccttgagaggtgcccagccagcgaacggtcgagagtgaggcgcgagcggtcGGAAGGGGGCGCCAGTGTTCTCAgctcgccgttggcgtttcacagcggcgtctcgagcacacatttccggatgttcttgagaggcgcccagccagcgaacggtcgagagtgaggtgcAAGCGGACGGGCGAGTgaggcgcagggaggagagagagcgaacggcgagagaaggagcggcgaagcactgcacctaccctctcctacactctctcgcaccacatgctccagttgctaggggcgatacgcgcgcgcgcccgcagctgttgctatgggagagggtgTGAGAGCGGAGAGACAActcctgccggcgcgcggacaacgccagatgccttacatagcccgcctaagaaatgcattcgcatttagaCATACGGCTGATCCCTCCGCCTTAGGAATcggcatgacacgaaagtgacacgtgtcttcacagaactaGTGCTTATTGTGAAGTGATATGTGGGAGCTTGTACAaggtctattggtgtttggcagctatagcaccgtttgacgagtatgcacctacgttgacgcctagtggcacatctccatcgcgacaacTAACACCAATAATCATGCTTTAACCGCTGTGGTAAGTGAAGCCTTCCTGGGCACAGCGTATCGGTGAATCCCGAGCAAAGGTGACGTCAACAAGCGCATGATAAAtgctggtactcgatatgcacttcttcaaagcgtcgtcaattaaggagggaAGCGGCACGTTGTGCGCTACCGTGTAAtatggtaacctacgcctgtgctcatgcatacactaccacactgcgcttcagcaacacgagagGCAGAGGTtcatagcttgagccgcgaacatGCGCAGGCGTCCTACATCGCGCTGGCCTGTCTCGCTttaccaaggcacgacattcgcccatcgACTTCGCTgctttactgcagcagttttatagGTCGGTGCTTTCGCACtcaaagcagtcggcggcgaaacgccgttggtgcatgtggaagccacACTACTGCAACAACGAGCcgccacacgctaacacgaagggAAAGGCAAGGAACGTCTAGGGCGACTCCACGATGCTAGCTCGGCCAGCGTTTTTCGCTGGCATCCAGACGCTTTACGCATGGCCTTCGAAATCGCATGCCGGCGTGTCGTCACAGAATTGTTCTTTATCGGCTgcagtaagtgtcatgccgcattacttgaCTTCCCCGCCCACGAAAGGGCGCTACCCCCGCTCCGCCTAGAGTaactgtatatgctgcctttaggtggcagagttgcgcatctttCTTCCAAAcggcgctagcaaccatgcattgctgAGATGCTGACGATCGGgacaatttttgtatttctcgccgccgctgccgcagcgagctgaattaacactagtcatcgacagccaatgtgtatcgccggtcttcgacacgccggacatgttaatcggcgacacggtaggcatgctGCCTGCATAAGCAGAGTGCGACTTGaacgcatagctgtggttgctagccagacctgtgcgcaactctgctacctagagGTAGCATATACATTAACTCTAGCCCCGCCTAGCCCCGGGAACAGAGAGCACGGTGCGAGCTACAATGTGGCAGAGATATAAGAAGCGTTTGTGGGAGTAGCGTACATCTGCCTCGCTAGCTTTGTCGGTAGAGCCTCTCATCGTCGCTGCCAAGAAGGCGTAGGTTCGATACCCGGCGGTGGCTCTTTTTCTTACATGTTTTCTTGCTCATTCgatagcgtccattttatcagcgttatatccgtgacggaaataagtcactGAGGTCTCAAAAAGTCAATAAAGGCAAGTGGGAGTAATGAGAGGCAAACCGAGAGTAGAAATCTAATTATTGAGTATATAGGGGTATCCCAAACTCTCAAATAAGCAGACAGGGAGGATGGCCACGTGGTGCTGGTTGTGTGACTTGCCTATTGGTATCTGCTGTGGGATTTGCCAGGCCTCAATCTATCTAGATCCAGAATTGAAACACTGGTGGATTTGTGCTTTGTCAAAGCTTAGCCAATGCAAAGTACTTCCCCTGGACTTGATGAGACTGACGAGGGATAGCCTGTTGCAGTTGTGTCGGGAGCTCGACTTAGATCTAGACGGCGATACACCTGCATCAGACATCCGTGAGGTAATCgttgaaagaaaaaacaatacAAATGATATTGAGTACTTCACGCATATATTCTGAATTGaacaggaagagagagaggatCATATGGAAAGAAAACcggaagaggaaaaaaagaggaCAAAAAGGCTGAAGAACACAGGAAGGTAATGGAAGCATTAAGCTAGGAGTGTGAAAGATTGGAACGCGAATGTGAAAGACTAGAAAGCGAGCGAGATAGAGAGCAGCGGAGTGGTC comes from the Rhipicephalus sanguineus isolate Rsan-2018 chromosome 6, BIME_Rsan_1.4, whole genome shotgun sequence genome and includes:
- the LOC125758912 gene encoding uncharacterized protein LOC125758912 produces the protein MLRSRIILGIRDKGLQKKLISENPSYQRVVEICRIREQGEEQFRQIRGTTEGAETAAVNALARVTKPCNKCGYKVHRGSRCPATGKACKKCGGLNHFAQACSQSSFLHSEDAKRREIGELHVDERSDFFLDALTVNALASDQWTATVSIEGRPMVCKLDTGANCCVISKEDVLSLPRKTREACRATLTSFFGHKTTAQFKVKLSLSVNDKQHDETFFVIEQNVPVTLSGAAAESLGLIYRVDSVETQQLYPAAQPFTDVFTGLGQLKNFEYEMKLKPGAVGVVVPARRVPVAIEEKVKAELQRMEEHNVITKEQVRYLGHVFTTQGLSLGPDRVQAILDMPAPSNTSERRLEELRVATAKDPALSTIRSYAETDWPENKEDVPACARPFWAYREEMHTQDGLVFRSNKVTVPSAKRAEILRLLHLAHSGAEKMKIRARSVMFWPSMSSDIEQVAASCKVCQAHQKQNTKMPLLSHDVPSLPWEMVGMDLFHHGGKEFALIVDFYSFYFEIKEFRYTTARHLKEWCAKVFSVHGLPVKLCSDNGPPFSSQEFREFLHELGVTHVTSSPYHPRANGMAERAVQEAKTLLKKCSYNSPDFHLALLELRNTPRDAILMSPVQRLMCRQTRTLLPVPSCHLKPAPLPSRKVHSRLQEIRHKQKVYYNRGARDLRALSPGQRASLYDTHTRTWSPVVVLGSAGAPRSVLVKTEDGREMRRTREHLREVPELPCPNTTTTPSSGLPGSGPVPEPPLPRRSTRERREPRRYPMPERPILPQGKEDVTELARPR